AAGAGTAGCCAGATTCTTAATACAGAAGTTTCAAATTTTGGAGCAACGAGAATTATGGCAGAGAACACGTGGGTGTTGTTGATAAGAGGACCTCTATTTCCTAATTTTGtgtcaacattaaataaaaatgtgGATGTGCAGAAAGGATGTGTGAAAAAGACCACAACAAATAAGTCAATTAAATGAGCCTTCGACTGTTTGGTGCGCCCTTGTCTTAACCAATTGGGTCAGATATGTCTGAGccgaaggtttttttttttaaagaaaaaaaattcacgaCACTGCTGCAAATGAAATATCACATTATTGGAAGCAGCAAAGGTTTGGACCATTAATAGCTTGCTCGCCCTACCTCCTACTTGGCTACACACACATGAAGATCATTAATGTCATGGTTGGGaaattttattaacaaataaacaaattagaAGTTGTAGAGACACTGTAACGTGCAATGTGGTTTATAATGTCAACTTGAACGTGGTTGAGACATGACATGGAGTCTAAATTAATTGTAGGAAAAAAAAAGTATTGATTCTTCATAAGAAACACAAATTAGTACCTGCAAAACTTGTGACAATAACCTCATACTCTTCACCGATTTTAACTTCAGTCAGACTCACTGGTTTGGGCTCCATAGAGAGGATATTAGCATCACCTCTGTCATGGACTTGCTCTTCAACATTCTCTTTCAGAGGAATGAACTCAAAATAGCCAATATTTGGAAGAACAGCATAAGTAGTAGACTCTGTAGGCACATTTGGGTTGATATTTGCCCCAATCCACCCCTCAGAGGAACCATAATCGGCACTTATAAGAGGCACATCCCCCGCATAATGTCTTAATTTCTTCAGATAATGCTCCATGGACCCAGTCATGATCCCGTAGATGTATTTGACATTAGGGAAAAGCTCCGGTATCAATCCATACCAATTACTCAACCCTGAAATTTTCCTATGAATTAAGTCTGCCAACTCAGGATTGGGCTTCAGTAATTTAGCCATAGCTGACCGGACGGATGGGAAAGTGATGCCACTTGTGAGGATCCCTTCTCTAATATCAACACAAAGCTCTTCCCACACTTGTTCAAGAGTTCGAAACGCATGAACTATGCTATGGGCAAAGGTAGAGGAAACCAACTGGATTTCCTCGCGGAAAATCAGCCCACATAAAAGATGACAATACAAAGATTGACGGAAATCTGGACCAAATATCACCTCATCTGGGCTGCAACACTGAGATTGCATTACTTTCATTGCCTTCTTAAACTGCGAATTGCGAAACACATTGGTCGTAGCGGTTCCAGCAAACAATCCCCCTTTCGTCCTACTCTGCTTGCTGCTGTATATGAACTGCAAAGCCTTCCCATTCGTGACAGGGAATTCCCTGTGTCAATAACACAAACTGATTAATAACGACAAAAAATCtcccaaaaaaaattttggggggaGAAAAAGGTTAACAGATATCCAATCATATACCTGTTTCTAAAAGCATAAGAAGTACGGAATATCTGCAAAGTAGTTTCCATCAATTCGTCATTGAACGGCACAAACTTGGGCCTTCCTTGACTGGTGCCAGAGCTGCaaatttacaataataataaaaattatcattcaatttttaaaaaaaaaatcatgtaaaacataaaattaaagtaaagaatACCTGAGAGATATGGTGGTTATGGGTTTTCCAGTGAGAACCAGGGAAGAAGCACCATCGACAATTCTTTGAATATAAGGCTCCAAATCCTGGTGAGTGACGACAGGAACACAAGCCTTGAAGCTTTGGGGGTCAGTTCTGCCATTGAGACCCAGATTCTGCAAATACTCGGCGCTTCCATTTTcttctaaaattttctttaaggtcTCCCTTTGAACATTCTCAGCATCTTTGGTCATCGTTTCGAACTCTTCTATCACTTTTTCTACGTGTAAAATTTCCATCTTTTCTAACATCCTTACTTACTCAAACTAcaaccttaaaaaaaaaaataaaggaaatcaAATTATATGAAGACTATTTACTTCTTATTTAGGAAAAAGAATAAAGTGATCTGAAAgcatagaaaaataatttttaaaagaatacaATCATGTTTTCCGCTCTCTTTCTCTTCTACCAAACGGAAGCAGAATGGAGATTTCTTTTGCTATCAATAAATGCAAGAAAAAGAAATTACTTGAGGTGAAAAAAAATAAccactaatttaaaaataaagacaaaaaggGGAACAAGCTTATATGATAATTAAGCAGCAATCTGAAAAACCAAGACAATAACTCAAAACATTTTCAAGCTTTCACTTTATTTGACGGATAGTCAATACAGTCAACCGATAAGAAACTTCAATTTCCCACTAGAGATTAGAGATTAGAGATTAaacgttttttttaaaaaaagtgcaAAATTAATGAAATCGGAAAGAAGAGGAAActaagaaatcaaagaatttgaaATGTGAAACAAAAATTCAACTTCATATCCTgttccaaaactttgaaaatttcaaacgaacaaaaagaaatcaaagaaagagATTCAAATCACCtgtaacaaaataaaagaaatgaaagaaattcAATAGAACAGAAAAAGAATAAAACAGAATCAGAGTAAGTATGTGGATAAAGTGCAGTTTGAAATTCAGAAATTTCAAGTACCTGAGGAAGCTCAGTGCTTTTCAGTAAAAGAGTGAGACAGAGATATGGAGGGAAGGGAAGGTGGTATTGAGTCAGAACTCAGAACTCTCCAAGTTTATATGGGAAAAGAGGTGAAAAAGGATAGGAATTTTGTTTGCTCACCAATTTCAATGCGCTCTCTTGTTTTCCTCAAAGTGTCTGCAAAGATagataaattgtttttttatcgTAAGAAAGGCAAAGGCAAATTGCTGTGTGTTAATGATTTTGGGTATGGCGGATTGGGAGATAGAGAGAAGATTCTTAGGCTTGCATTTTATAGGcgttttctttaaaattattaataatacaaatttgtcagcctcttttttttttctttaattcctAAAATGTTTTTTTGTCCATTCCCGACTTTGCCCATACTCCAACCTTAGAATTCCGGAAATGCCAGCTTGAGTACAACTGATGAATTCTGAAATTACCTTTATGGGCTTGGATTATTGTGAGAATTGGTTAATATTGCCTTTGGTTCACTAGATAAGGAAGTTAATAACGCCAGATTGACGTGGGGTCGACTACAATGAAAGGCAGATTTTGGCAATATTGCACTTCTCATCCCtttaacttttctattttcattcagattcttttttaattagtttttgttGTAGAATGAGTTGATGTCATGAGTTAATTGAGTAGTAACTCGATtaggaaaattatgaaaaaatatcctttcacaattaaattaatttatattattcgagaatattttaatctttttattttaaaaaagtcaataaaaattttacatgtaatgatATTTGAACATGTGTTATTTAAAtcgataaaatattaatttaatcactaagtcaaatacttatcttaatataatattaacattaattatattatgtatatcttGTTACTTCCATCAATTATATAATTGTACTTCTATACTTACTATTCTTTAAACCTGTTTCCTTATCAAAGTAAAACTggaaaaaatccaaaataaaacacACCCATGACACATTCCATACTAGGATAAATTATAGAGGAGTGAAGGAAAATCAGTTTCTACTAAGCCAATTTCATCGTTTTCCAACAAATTCAATTATCTCAAAAGAActcttttaagaaaaaataacACATAGTAATATATGTCAGTCATAGTCAACAAGTAATAATTAATGTCAATTTATTGTACAGGTTAAATCAAATGGTGCATCAAatcaaatttgtataaaaaaattagtttgggGCAGTCCGATTTCCAAGTCTCTATATCATAGAATGTTTGATACATCGAAATTTTGATAAGAATAGAATATAAATTACTTGATATTGATTTAGGATCGAAACAATACATATTAATTGATACAATATTGATTACCATAATTAATATAGCgctaagttttatttttattttttaaaaagtaataataaatgCAAAATATTAGATTGAAATATAGGATGTGGAAGTTTTGGTTTGATAATGAGTGGTAATTTAACATCTAATTAAGATGTACATGGATTGGTAAAGTAAGCAAATTAAAGATGTAGAAATGAGGAAGTAATGGTGGCATGGCAATGCATGGTGGGGTGTGACGAGCGGCCAAATGGTGGGTGGGCCCTACGCTCCCAACTCCGAACTCCAAAACACATGTCGACATACAAAacgttcttttcttttctttctttgccCTGCCATtgctatattttaatttaatgtcaCGTTTTGATGCCAAGTATATCAGTTATCAACTTCAATTCTTTTTGggtttatatttatatgatattttttcccaaatttttttaaataatatggtttttttttaataatatggttttttttattcattcaatCCATGCAAGATCTTCAACTTCCAAACTTGCATTTATTATTCAAACTCAAATCATTCTTACAAGATAAATACTCAATTAATagatcataatttaaatcttataaatgtatgtttgtaAATTTGGGTTAAAGATGATAATTTTGATATTATACTtttaataaaagagttaattatcGAGAGATCGAACTTAGAATttgatcaaattttcattttaacaaaatattcttttatcatttatcatgTGCATAGTTGACCTAAtagttaattatttagtttttttcatcaatagaaattttttttatttttaattaatagttaaaataaaaactcttttaacaaaaatattttaacttcaattttttaaaattaaaaaaagggtctaaaaagtttttattaagaaaaataaaaaaaaatcagttgagccttttaagaaaaaaattgcaCTCAATTGACACTTTAACgatgaaaaaaatcaattaaatcattCCGTTAATAGAAATCATCATTGATTGGTTTGACTGTTAACGAATGCTAATGTAATTGACAACAGtaatgagaaaaaataaaaaaaaccctaaaaactatttaaaaatactaaaacgtGTACATTTAGAATAAATATGGATACATGGATGTCCATATtcatttgaacttagacaatagTTTGTCCATGTTCATTCTACACATGAtttagaatattataaaaaattattaaaaatggtaaagaattattaaaaattatttaaaaattataaaaattataaattacaaattgTAAAATCCTTACAGAATTATaagaaaatactaaaaaa
The Gossypium hirsutum isolate 1008001.06 chromosome A07, Gossypium_hirsutum_v2.1, whole genome shotgun sequence genome window above contains:
- the LOC107952940 gene encoding jasmonoyl--L-amino acid synthetase JAR4, which codes for MLEKMEILHVEKVIEEFETMTKDAENVQRETLKKILEENGSAEYLQNLGLNGRTDPQSFKACVPVVTHQDLEPYIQRIVDGASSLVLTGKPITTISLSSGTSQGRPKFVPFNDELMETTLQIFRTSYAFRNREFPVTNGKALQFIYSSKQSRTKGGLFAGTATTNVFRNSQFKKAMKVMQSQCCSPDEVIFGPDFRQSLYCHLLCGLIFREEIQLVSSTFAHSIVHAFRTLEQVWEELCVDIREGILTSGITFPSVRSAMAKLLKPNPELADLIHRKISGLSNWYGLIPELFPNVKYIYGIMTGSMEHYLKKLRHYAGDVPLISADYGSSEGWIGANINPNVPTESTTYAVLPNIGYFEFIPLKENVEEQVHDRGDANILSMEPKPVSLTEVKIGEEYEVIVTSFAGLYRYRLGDVVKVMGFHNSTPELKFICRRNLMLTVNIDKNTEKDLQQAVEEAAKLIAEEKQEVIDFSSHVDMWTDPGHYVIFWEISGEVSDEVLKECCNCLDRSFVDAGYVSSRKVNAIGPLELRVLRRGTFQKVLDHYVGLGAAVSQFKTPRCVGPTNYKVLQILCDNVAKTYFSTAF